TGGGAAATGTCGAGGTCGTCGCGGAGACCGGGGACGGCCGCGAAGCCCTGGACTTGATTCACAAGCATCACCCCGATGTTGCTTTCGTCGACATCACCATGCCGAGCCTCACCGGTCTGGAAGTGGCCCGCAGGGCTGCCACGGAAGCGAAAGGCGTGCGCGTCATTATCGTCTCGATGCATACCAGCGGTGATTACATCGGGCGCGCCATCCGGGCCGGTGTTTCCGGTTACATCCTGAAAAATGCGGATCCCGTTGAACTCGAGCTGGCGATTCGGGCCGCCATGGATGGCGACGTCTATCTAAGTCCTGCGGTATCAAAGAATCTGGTCGAAGACTACTCCAGGCGCCTGGAAGAGAACCAAACTCTTGAAGATCAGCTTACGGATCGGCAGCGTGAGGTGCTGCAGCTGATCGCCGAGGGCATGAACACCAAAGACATCGCTGTAAAACTCAATCTCAGCATCAAGACCATTGAAACCCACCGTAAGCAGTTGATGGACCGTCTGGATATTCACGACGTCGCCGGTCTTGTCCGGTTTGCGATCCGCGCAGGCATCGTAGACCCCGAATAGGTAATCTCAGGGCGTTTACGATATCTTTAAGGTTTTCCCTGATTGTGCTGCCCGCAATGGGCTAATACTCTAAAAGATCGGAACGTCCATGAAGAAGATACTGGTTGTGGATGACTCTCCGACGATTCGGCGGATGGTTATCGCATCGCTGCGTAGCCTGCAAGGGATCGTCTTCGAAGAAGCGGGGAACGGGCTCGAAGCGATTGAAAACCTTTCCCGCGGGCCGGCGGAGTTGATGGTTCTCGATCTGAACATGCCCGATATGCACGGACTGGAAGTTCTCCATTTCGTTCGCTCGCACGCAAAATACCGCGCCATCCCGATCATCGTTCTGACCACCAAGTATGACTCCGACAGCCGGACGGCCGCCTTGTCGGAAGGCGCGTCGCTTTATATGACTAAACCT
This Terriglobia bacterium DNA region includes the following protein-coding sequences:
- a CDS encoding response regulator transcription factor, coding for MKPIRVLLADDHKLVRAGFRAMLNTLGNVEVVAETGDGREALDLIHKHHPDVAFVDITMPSLTGLEVARRAATEAKGVRVIIVSMHTSGDYIGRAIRAGVSGYILKNADPVELELAIRAAMDGDVYLSPAVSKNLVEDYSRRLEENQTLEDQLTDRQREVLQLIAEGMNTKDIAVKLNLSIKTIETHRKQLMDRLDIHDVAGLVRFAIRAGIVDPE
- a CDS encoding response regulator, with the protein product MKKILVVDDSPTIRRMVIASLRSLQGIVFEEAGNGLEAIENLSRGPAELMVLDLNMPDMHGLEVLHFVRSHAKYRAIPIIVLTTKYDSDSRTAALSEGASLYMTKPFEPGALFKEVSRLLEP